A stretch of the Mycobacteroides immunogenum genome encodes the following:
- a CDS encoding protein kinase domain-containing protein, with amino-acid sequence MTSPKSPTGRLDPMIGAVLDGRYRIEAPIATGGMSTVYRGLDTRLDRPVAVKVMDSRYASDSGFLARFRLEARAVARLRHPGLVAVFDQGMDGRHPFLVMELIDGGTLRELLRERGPMPPHAVAAVFNPLLGGLAVAHRSGLVHRDVKPENVLISDDGEVKLADFGLVRAVAEAGITSTSVILGTAAYLSPEQVRTGSAGPRSDVYSAGILMYELLTGSTPFTGDTPLALAYQRIDRDVPAPSDAIDGVPEEFDELVLRATSRDPDGRYADAAQFGAELDAISAELRLPPFRVPAPKDSKQHVAEQLYRSRLIDSGRSTTGDLSGPGPADAADAASAAAALGVSARPTTSPRPSTPARPRVPNPTRMMDPVPAYDPGYDEYDREFDSEPDGSAFFADIDDSDYRYERQQSRRAIFIWLVIVLILTSSVAAGCWSLGANITNLL; translated from the coding sequence ATGACATCGCCCAAGTCCCCGACCGGCCGCCTCGATCCGATGATCGGTGCGGTGCTCGATGGCCGGTATCGCATCGAGGCTCCTATCGCGACAGGCGGTATGTCAACCGTGTACCGCGGGCTGGACACCAGGCTGGACCGCCCGGTGGCCGTCAAGGTGATGGACAGCCGGTACGCCTCCGACAGCGGATTTCTCGCCCGCTTCCGGCTCGAGGCGCGCGCGGTGGCACGGCTGCGCCATCCGGGCCTGGTGGCGGTCTTCGACCAGGGTATGGACGGCAGGCATCCCTTCCTGGTGATGGAGCTGATCGACGGCGGCACCCTGCGCGAGCTGCTGCGCGAACGCGGGCCGATGCCGCCGCACGCGGTGGCCGCGGTGTTCAATCCGCTGCTGGGCGGTTTGGCGGTGGCGCATCGGTCCGGCCTGGTACACCGCGACGTCAAGCCCGAGAACGTACTGATCTCCGATGACGGCGAGGTCAAACTCGCCGACTTCGGGCTGGTCCGGGCCGTGGCCGAAGCCGGTATCACCTCCACCAGTGTGATCTTGGGCACCGCGGCGTACCTCTCTCCCGAGCAGGTGCGCACCGGATCGGCCGGCCCACGCAGCGATGTCTACTCGGCGGGCATCCTGATGTACGAATTGCTCACCGGGTCAACACCATTCACGGGCGACACACCGCTGGCACTGGCCTATCAACGCATTGATCGCGATGTTCCGGCGCCCAGCGACGCGATCGACGGCGTTCCCGAGGAATTCGACGAACTGGTACTGCGCGCCACCTCCCGCGACCCGGACGGCCGCTACGCCGACGCCGCGCAGTTCGGCGCCGAATTGGACGCCATCTCCGCCGAGCTGCGGCTGCCGCCGTTCCGGGTGCCTGCGCCCAAGGACTCCAAACAACATGTCGCTGAACAGCTATACCGCAGCCGGCTGATCGATTCGGGCCGCAGCACCACCGGCGACCTCAGCGGCCCCGGACCGGCCGATGCCGCCGACGCCGCGTCGGCCGCGGCCGCCCTGGGCGTTTCGGCGCGCCCAACCACCTCGCCCCGCCCCAGCACGCCCGCGCGGCCCAGGGTGCCCAATCCCACGCGGATGATGGACCCGGTACCTGCCTACGACCCCGGATACGACGAATACGATCGTGAATTCGACAGCGAGCCAGATGGATCGGCGTTCTTCGCCGATATCGACGACTCGGACTACCGATACGAACGCCAACAGAGCCGGCGCGCGATCTTCATCTGGCTGGTGATCGTGCTGATCCTCACCAGCTCGGTGGCGGCGGGATGTTGGTCGCTGGGCGCCAACATCACCAACCTGCTGTAA
- a CDS encoding SRPBCC family protein has translation MTSSGDPTSITHSEYYPYPVEKVWDVLVSLELTASQVKEVSDAPVEVGATRVIVTHPQPTVGFDGVVCTTYTSVVPYEHIEQVLTAPGIEVTSRWNLLPEPGGTRLRVTYSRFDPSIPLHRQWRTMLFSGAGPILNSLREMLDKRH, from the coding sequence GTGACGAGTTCCGGCGATCCGACATCGATCACCCACAGCGAGTACTACCCCTACCCTGTCGAAAAGGTCTGGGATGTGCTGGTCTCCCTTGAGCTCACCGCCTCACAGGTGAAAGAGGTCAGTGACGCGCCGGTCGAGGTCGGCGCGACCCGCGTCATCGTCACCCATCCCCAACCCACGGTCGGATTCGACGGTGTGGTGTGCACCACCTACACCAGCGTGGTGCCCTACGAGCACATCGAGCAGGTGTTGACCGCGCCCGGCATCGAGGTGACCTCCCGGTGGAATCTGCTGCCCGAGCCCGGTGGCACCCGGCTCCGCGTCACCTACAGCAGGTTCGATCCATCCATTCCGCTGCACCGTCAGTGGCGGACGATGCTGTTCTCCGGGGCCGGCCCGATCCTCAACTCGCTGCGCGAAATGCTTGATAAGCGGCATTGA
- a CDS encoding Rv2175c family DNA-binding protein: MSAIPYVADTLEADEPLFSLKEVASRLRVPVSKVQQYLRDGELIAVKRDGEIKVPVIFFSPEGPVVKHLFGLLSVLRDGGFHEPEIMRWLFAGDESLTVSRDGTTEQIQAARPVDALHGHQAREVLRRAQAMAY; encoded by the coding sequence ATGAGCGCAATTCCGTACGTCGCCGACACCCTTGAGGCCGATGAGCCGCTGTTCTCGCTCAAGGAGGTGGCCTCGCGTCTGCGAGTGCCGGTGAGCAAGGTTCAGCAATATTTGCGCGACGGAGAGCTGATCGCGGTCAAACGTGATGGCGAAATCAAGGTTCCCGTCATATTTTTCAGCCCCGAGGGTCCCGTGGTGAAGCATTTGTTCGGGCTGCTGTCCGTGTTGCGCGACGGGGGTTTTCACGAGCCCGAAATCATGCGCTGGCTGTTCGCGGGCGATGAGTCGCTCACGGTGAGCCGCGACGGCACCACGGAACAGATTCAGGCGGCCCGCCCGGTGGACGCGCTACATGGCCATCAGGCACGTGAGGTGCTGCGCCGGGCGCAAGCGATGGCGTACTAG
- a CDS encoding alpha-(1->6)-mannopyranosyltransferase A, which produces MSTSSKALEPSQQSAGWTSSFLRSPAGRAAITGFGGAILVAIGGLGAGSTRQHDPLLESAGLSWLRFGHGLVVSSICMWLGVVLMLLAWLGLGRHVIAGKVPKESLMVVVPCWLLPLLTSVPVFSRDAYSYLAQGALLRDGFDPYLVGPVENPNALLENVSPIWTTTTAPYGPLFLLIARFVTQIVGDDVVAGTMLLRLCMLPGLALLVWAAPRVAKFFSASPSKALWICVLNPLVIIHLMGGVHNEMLMVGLMMAGIALTLERHHVSGIAVVALGVMVKASAGLALPFLVWIWMRRLASDHADGAPARHPLTAFALASCGSVAISLTTFALMSWITGVGFGWMTAFAGSAVKIINWLTIPTAVANVINVVAGLFVTVNFDAVLEVMRIIGVLVIAVSLPVVWWRHRHNERDAMFGILWSMTIVVLMAPAALPWYYSWPLAIAAPLLQSRAAIAAIAGFSTWIMVIFKPDGSHGMYVWIHVLIAATCAAIAWRMINTAPEPDDPRPAAPAPSVAPAA; this is translated from the coding sequence GTGAGCACATCGTCAAAGGCCCTGGAGCCGTCCCAGCAGAGTGCGGGTTGGACGTCCTCCTTCCTGCGGTCCCCCGCCGGTCGCGCGGCCATCACCGGATTCGGCGGCGCGATCCTCGTTGCCATCGGCGGGCTAGGGGCGGGCAGCACCCGCCAGCACGACCCGCTGCTGGAGTCGGCAGGGCTGTCCTGGCTGCGCTTCGGGCACGGCCTGGTGGTGTCCTCGATTTGTATGTGGCTCGGAGTGGTCTTGATGCTGCTGGCCTGGCTGGGGCTTGGGCGGCACGTCATCGCGGGCAAGGTGCCCAAAGAGTCGTTGATGGTCGTCGTCCCGTGCTGGCTGTTGCCGCTGCTGACCTCGGTTCCGGTGTTCAGCCGGGATGCCTATTCCTATCTGGCGCAGGGCGCGCTGCTGCGCGACGGATTCGACCCGTACCTGGTGGGTCCGGTTGAGAATCCGAATGCATTGCTGGAGAACGTCAGTCCGATCTGGACCACCACCACCGCGCCCTACGGCCCGCTGTTCTTGTTGATCGCGAGATTCGTCACCCAGATCGTCGGTGACGATGTGGTGGCCGGGACCATGCTGTTGAGGTTGTGCATGCTGCCCGGCCTGGCGCTGCTGGTGTGGGCCGCACCCCGGGTTGCCAAGTTCTTCTCGGCCAGCCCCAGCAAGGCGTTGTGGATCTGCGTCCTCAACCCCCTGGTGATCATCCACCTGATGGGTGGGGTGCACAACGAGATGCTGATGGTCGGCCTCATGATGGCCGGTATCGCGCTCACCCTTGAGCGACATCATGTTTCGGGCATCGCGGTGGTAGCGCTCGGGGTGATGGTCAAGGCCAGCGCCGGCCTGGCGCTGCCCTTCCTGGTATGGATCTGGATGCGCCGCTTGGCTTCCGATCACGCAGATGGCGCTCCGGCGCGTCACCCACTGACCGCATTCGCCCTCGCGTCGTGTGGATCGGTGGCGATCTCCCTGACGACATTCGCCCTGATGTCCTGGATCACCGGCGTCGGCTTCGGATGGATGACCGCGTTCGCGGGTTCCGCCGTCAAGATCATCAACTGGTTGACCATCCCGACCGCGGTCGCCAACGTCATCAATGTCGTGGCCGGCCTGTTCGTCACCGTCAATTTCGATGCCGTGCTTGAGGTCATGCGCATCATCGGTGTGCTGGTCATCGCGGTCAGCCTGCCAGTGGTGTGGTGGCGGCACCGGCACAACGAACGCGACGCGATGTTCGGAATTCTGTGGTCGATGACGATCGTGGTGCTCATGGCACCGGCCGCGCTGCCCTGGTATTACAGCTGGCCGTTGGCCATCGCGGCTCCGCTGCTGCAATCACGCGCCGCCATCGCCGCCATCGCCGGGTTCTCCACCTGGATCATGGTGATCTTCAAACCCGATGGCTCCCATGGCATGTACGTGTGGATCCATGTGCTGATCGCCGCGACCTGCGCGGCCATCGCCTGGCGGATGATCAACACCGCGCCGGAACCAGACGACCCGCGACCGGCGGCGCCGGCACCTTCTGTGGCACCGGCCGCCTAG
- a CDS encoding polyprenyl synthetase family protein, producing MSDQLSQFLTECREHTAHIGQNYEHAITALDRFVLRGGKRLRPAFAYWGWRAVTTDPDPWNPEVLRVCAALELLHTCALIHDDVIDSSATRRGEPTIHVEFAALHRENGWSGSPDQFGISAAILLGDLALTWADDMVAGARLSPQTHARVRGVWSILRSEVLGGQYLDILSESSGDESVETALRVIRFKTAGYTVQRPLQLGVAIAAENPEISRLLGDVGLDIGVAFQLRDDVLGVFGDPKVTGKPAGDDLRSGKRTVLLAEALRLARQRDNAAEDLLHSWIGTPLTDQQIAEMCSLIVDLGALAAVESRIEEHTHRALDQLASADIADDARAALSDLVRLVSNRSA from the coding sequence GTGAGCGACCAACTGAGCCAGTTCCTGACCGAATGCCGTGAGCACACCGCGCACATCGGACAGAACTACGAGCACGCCATCACCGCGCTCGACCGCTTCGTGCTGCGCGGCGGCAAGAGGCTGCGCCCCGCATTCGCCTATTGGGGCTGGCGCGCGGTGACGACTGATCCGGATCCATGGAACCCCGAAGTGCTGCGGGTATGCGCCGCCCTGGAGCTGTTGCACACCTGCGCGCTCATCCACGACGACGTCATCGACAGCTCGGCCACCCGGCGCGGTGAACCCACCATCCATGTGGAGTTCGCCGCCCTGCACCGCGAAAACGGATGGTCGGGCTCCCCCGATCAGTTCGGGATATCCGCCGCGATCCTTCTCGGCGATCTGGCACTCACCTGGGCCGACGACATGGTGGCCGGTGCCCGGCTTTCCCCACAGACGCACGCGCGGGTGCGGGGTGTCTGGTCGATTCTGCGCAGCGAGGTGCTCGGCGGCCAATACCTGGACATTCTGTCCGAATCCTCCGGTGACGAGTCAGTCGAAACCGCCCTGCGGGTGATCCGATTCAAGACCGCCGGATACACCGTGCAGCGGCCCTTGCAGCTGGGTGTGGCGATCGCCGCCGAAAACCCGGAAATCTCACGGCTGCTCGGTGATGTCGGGCTCGATATCGGCGTCGCGTTCCAACTGCGCGACGATGTGCTCGGGGTGTTCGGAGACCCGAAGGTGACGGGCAAACCTGCCGGAGATGACCTTCGCTCCGGAAAGCGCACCGTGCTGCTGGCTGAAGCGCTGCGGCTGGCCCGCCAGCGCGACAACGCTGCCGAGGATCTGCTGCACTCCTGGATCGGCACTCCACTCACCGACCAGCAGATCGCCGAAATGTGTTCACTCATAGTCGACTTGGGCGCACTCGCGGCGGTGGAATCCCGCATCGAGGAGCACACGCATCGCGCCCTGGACCAATTGGCGAGCGCCGATATCGCCGACGACGCCCGCGCGGCGTTGTCCGACCTGGTCCGATTGGTGTCCAACCGGAGCGCATGA
- the metF gene encoding methylenetetrahydrofolate reductase [NAD(P)H]: protein MTTNPLDRDGPVAELQDPGSIADRLAAVQPGEVAFSVEFMPPRDEAAEARLWRAARVFERYQPVFVSVTYGAGGSTRDRTVRVTGELAANTTLLPVAHLTAVGHTVDELRAMVGAYVDRGITNILALRGDPAGDVNAPWVPHPGGLTYAEELVRLVRDLGDFHVGVASFPEGHPQASDLDSDTANLVNKLRAGAEYSITQMFFDVDDYLRLRDRVVAADPEQGAKPIVPGLMPITSLRSVRRQVELSSSTLPTALEERLLKAAGDGPDENRDEVRKVGVEVTTAMASRLLAEGVPCLHFMTLNFARATSEVLENLGVRVTPGTGRA from the coding sequence GTGACAACCAACCCGCTCGACCGTGATGGACCGGTCGCCGAGCTGCAGGATCCGGGGTCGATCGCCGATCGGCTCGCCGCGGTTCAGCCTGGCGAGGTCGCCTTCTCTGTCGAGTTCATGCCGCCCCGCGACGAGGCGGCCGAGGCTCGGTTGTGGCGGGCGGCACGAGTTTTCGAGCGATATCAGCCGGTGTTCGTCTCGGTTACCTACGGCGCGGGAGGTTCCACCCGCGATCGCACGGTGCGGGTGACCGGAGAACTCGCCGCGAACACCACGTTGTTGCCGGTCGCGCACCTGACCGCCGTCGGGCACACCGTCGACGAGTTGCGTGCCATGGTGGGCGCCTACGTCGACCGCGGTATCACCAATATCCTTGCCCTGCGCGGCGATCCGGCCGGTGACGTGAACGCGCCGTGGGTGCCGCATCCCGGCGGGCTGACCTATGCGGAAGAACTGGTGCGTCTGGTTCGCGATCTGGGTGATTTCCACGTCGGGGTGGCGTCCTTCCCGGAGGGCCACCCGCAGGCGAGCGATCTGGACAGCGACACCGCGAACCTGGTGAACAAGCTCCGTGCGGGGGCCGAGTACTCCATCACTCAGATGTTCTTCGATGTCGACGACTACCTGCGGCTGCGCGACCGGGTGGTCGCGGCCGACCCGGAGCAGGGAGCCAAGCCCATCGTTCCCGGCCTCATGCCCATCACCTCGCTGCGTTCGGTGCGGCGGCAGGTCGAGCTCTCCTCATCGACGCTACCCACCGCGTTGGAGGAGCGGCTGCTCAAGGCCGCGGGAGACGGCCCGGACGAGAATCGCGATGAGGTCCGCAAGGTCGGCGTCGAGGTCACCACCGCGATGGCCTCCCGGCTGCTGGCCGAGGGAGTGCCCTGCCTGCACTTCATGACCCTCAACTTCGCGCGGGCCACCTCCGAGGTCTTGGAGAACCTGGGGGTGCGCGTCACTCCGGGAACTGGTCGGGCGTGA
- a CDS encoding LppM family (lipo)protein, with amino-acid sequence MARITAVLLLTTLPLLAGCVRVKASMTVTTDDHVSGQLIAVAKPQGKNDKGPQLDRNMSFAQKVQVSEYEENGMVGSRAIFNDLTFSEVPQLAGMNKNAAGFDLTLRRNGDVVVLEGRADLTALGDNSNADVSLAVSFPGDIESTNGETLGSDSVQWKLNPGVVSTFTATARYTDPSTRSFNGAAIFVSIAALLVGALVASMAWLDRDQSPRFTPDQFPE; translated from the coding sequence CTGGCGCGGATCACCGCCGTGTTGTTGTTGACGACACTTCCGCTGCTCGCGGGGTGCGTACGCGTCAAGGCCTCGATGACCGTCACCACCGACGATCACGTATCCGGCCAGCTGATCGCCGTCGCCAAACCGCAGGGCAAGAACGACAAGGGCCCCCAGCTCGATCGCAATATGTCCTTCGCCCAGAAGGTTCAGGTGAGCGAGTACGAAGAGAACGGCATGGTGGGGTCGCGGGCTATCTTCAACGACCTCACGTTCTCCGAGGTGCCGCAGCTTGCCGGTATGAACAAGAACGCCGCCGGATTCGACCTGACCCTGCGCCGCAACGGCGATGTGGTGGTGCTGGAAGGCCGGGCCGACCTGACCGCGCTGGGCGACAACTCAAATGCCGATGTCTCGCTGGCGGTCTCCTTCCCCGGCGATATCGAATCCACCAACGGCGAAACGCTCGGCTCCGATTCCGTGCAGTGGAAGCTCAATCCCGGCGTGGTCAGCACCTTCACCGCCACCGCGCGCTACACCGACCCCAGTACCCGCTCATTCAACGGTGCCGCGATCTTCGTGTCGATCGCCGCGCTGCTGGTCGGCGCCCTGGTCGCCTCTATGGCGTGGCTGGACCGCGATCAATCGCCGCGGTTCACGCCCGACCAGTTCCCGGAGTGA
- a CDS encoding GNAT family N-acetyltransferase: MTTFLADLSQRDMQRRLSEALRVYVIAMGYPHGTEDQRAPMWLEHSRRPGWQAAAIFDSPVAPPSDTTGPAEELLEQARIVGIAYGYRGAADQWWHQQVSQGLRKTGLPRDRISALLDQYFELTELHVDPGLQGHGYGEALARRLLAGRTESHVLLSTPEISGESNRAWRLYRRLGFTDVIRQHQFAGDPRQFAVLGRPLPLEPGYRQPGITAVWHDKPR, from the coding sequence TTGACGACATTTCTGGCCGACCTGTCGCAACGCGATATGCAGCGCCGGCTCAGCGAAGCCCTCCGTGTCTATGTCATCGCCATGGGCTACCCCCACGGCACCGAGGATCAGCGCGCGCCCATGTGGCTGGAGCACAGCCGCAGGCCCGGATGGCAGGCTGCCGCCATCTTTGATTCCCCGGTCGCTCCCCCGTCCGATACCACCGGACCCGCCGAGGAGCTGCTGGAACAGGCCCGCATCGTGGGCATTGCCTATGGGTATCGCGGAGCCGCCGATCAATGGTGGCATCAGCAGGTCAGCCAGGGTCTGCGCAAGACTGGGCTGCCGCGCGACCGGATAAGTGCCCTGCTCGACCAATACTTCGAACTGACCGAACTGCACGTCGACCCCGGGTTACAGGGGCACGGGTATGGCGAGGCCCTGGCGCGGCGGCTACTGGCGGGCCGCACTGAGTCCCATGTCCTGCTGTCCACCCCCGAAATCAGTGGCGAATCCAACCGCGCCTGGCGGCTGTATCGCCGGCTCGGCTTCACCGATGTGATCCGGCAGCACCAGTTCGCAGGAGATCCACGCCAATTCGCGGTGCTCGGCCGCCCTTTGCCGCTGGAGCCCGGATATCGGCAGCCGGGCATAACGGCCGTCTGGCACGATAAACCGCGATGA
- a CDS encoding DUF3040 domain-containing protein, producing MPLSEHEQRMLDQIESALYAEDPKFASSVRGGRLGATSGRRRLQGAALFCIGLAMLVIGVAVPATQIGNFPVLSVIGFVVMFGAAVFAIIGSRRSESSPVGQGPGGAGGRARKPRTAGSFAQRMEERFRRRFDN from the coding sequence ATGCCACTCTCCGAGCACGAGCAGCGCATGCTCGACCAGATTGAGAGCGCGCTGTACGCGGAGGACCCCAAGTTTGCGTCGAGCGTGCGCGGAGGACGACTGGGTGCGACCTCCGGCCGTCGCCGCTTGCAGGGTGCGGCGCTGTTTTGCATCGGATTGGCCATGTTGGTGATCGGTGTGGCGGTACCCGCCACGCAGATCGGAAACTTCCCGGTCCTGAGCGTTATCGGATTCGTCGTCATGTTCGGTGCGGCGGTCTTCGCGATCATCGGAAGCCGGCGCTCGGAGTCCAGCCCGGTCGGTCAAGGACCGGGTGGGGCTGGTGGTCGCGCCCGCAAGCCGCGCACCGCCGGCTCGTTCGCGCAGCGCATGGAAGAGCGATTCCGCCGCCGCTTCGACAACTGA
- the mraZ gene encoding division/cell wall cluster transcriptional repressor MraZ, with translation MFLGTYTPKLDDKGRLTLPAKFRDALAGGLMVTKSQDHSLAVYPRAEFEQLARKAAAASRSNPEARAFLRNLAAATDEQHPDAQGRITLSADHRRYADLSKDCVVIGSVDYLEIWDAAKWQQYLDEHEENFSTASDESLNGIF, from the coding sequence ATGTTTCTCGGTACCTACACGCCCAAGCTCGATGACAAAGGGCGACTGACATTGCCCGCCAAGTTCCGGGACGCACTAGCGGGAGGGTTGATGGTTACCAAAAGCCAGGACCACAGCCTCGCGGTGTATCCACGGGCTGAGTTCGAGCAGCTGGCACGTAAGGCCGCCGCGGCTTCTCGGAGCAACCCGGAGGCTCGTGCCTTCCTGCGTAACCTGGCGGCGGCCACCGATGAGCAGCATCCGGACGCGCAGGGCCGCATCACCCTGTCCGCCGACCACCGGCGGTACGCGGACCTGTCCAAGGATTGCGTGGTCATCGGATCCGTTGACTACCTAGAGATTTGGGATGCTGCGAAGTGGCAGCAATACCTGGACGAACACGAAGAGAACTTCTCGACGGCCAGCGATGAATCTCTCAATGGCATTTTCTGA
- the rsmH gene encoding 16S rRNA (cytosine(1402)-N(4))-methyltransferase RsmH has translation MSDNDSRFGHVPVMLERCYELLAPALTVGAADGSGAVLVDATLGAGGHTEHFLTMLPGLTVIGLDRDTNALDIARARLAPFGARFVGVHTRYDGLADALAGLGYRTTSSVDGVLFDLGVSSMQLDQAERGFAYSVDAPLDMRMNAHDSLTAADILNTYSAAELSRVLSRFGEERFARRIADEIVRRRANEPFTRSGQLVELLYATIPAATRRTGGHPAKRTFQALRIAVNAELESLAAAIPAAMAALRPGGRVAVMAYQSLEDKIVKAEFTAATASRSPIDLPVELPGDAPEFTAITRGAERAGETEIEVNPRSAPVRLRAVERVADRRNA, from the coding sequence ATGTCTGACAACGATTCTAGGTTTGGCCACGTTCCGGTCATGCTCGAGCGCTGCTATGAACTGCTCGCTCCGGCGCTGACCGTCGGCGCCGCCGATGGGTCGGGCGCGGTTCTGGTCGACGCGACGCTGGGTGCCGGTGGACATACCGAACACTTCCTCACCATGCTGCCCGGTCTGACGGTCATCGGCCTCGATCGGGACACCAATGCCCTTGACATCGCCCGGGCGCGGCTGGCGCCCTTCGGAGCGCGATTCGTCGGGGTGCACACCCGTTACGACGGCCTCGCCGACGCGCTTGCTGGATTGGGTTACCGCACAACCTCTTCGGTTGATGGCGTGCTTTTCGATCTGGGTGTCTCGTCCATGCAGCTCGATCAGGCCGAGCGTGGATTCGCCTATTCCGTGGACGCTCCGCTGGACATGCGGATGAACGCTCATGACTCGCTGACCGCGGCCGATATCCTTAACACCTACTCGGCGGCGGAGCTGTCCCGGGTGCTCAGCAGATTCGGCGAGGAGCGGTTCGCGCGCCGCATTGCCGACGAGATCGTCCGGCGCCGGGCCAATGAACCCTTCACGCGCAGTGGACAACTGGTCGAATTGCTGTACGCGACCATTCCCGCGGCCACCCGCCGTACCGGCGGGCACCCCGCGAAACGGACCTTCCAGGCGCTCCGGATCGCGGTCAACGCCGAGCTGGAATCCCTTGCGGCGGCGATACCCGCGGCGATGGCGGCGTTACGGCCCGGCGGCAGGGTCGCGGTCATGGCCTACCAGTCGTTGGAGGACAAGATCGTCAAGGCGGAATTCACCGCCGCGACCGCGTCCCGGTCGCCGATCGATCTGCCGGTCGAACTGCCTGGTGACGCACCGGAATTCACGGCGATAACGCGTGGAGCGGAGCGGGCCGGCGAAACGGAAATAGAAGTCAATCCACGTAGTGCGCCAGTGCGGTTACGGGCAGTCGAACGAGTTGCGGATAGGAGGAACGCATGA